In Aliarcobacter faecis, a genomic segment contains:
- a CDS encoding PepSY-associated TM helix domain-containing protein: protein MNQELSQQEKKKLFNQRLQRVHTTTGVSFSLLMYLALFFGMFAILLPYIQVWEKPSRHFKMADITTIDYTAMIDPVLANPDYPKINPITINFPGYMQDPALKISTQFVKTKVFNPNTNLEVQNEDDLSELAWFLNSMHYGRPFKEIGIYTFGFMAVGVMFLVIGGVLLILKIKYKNSTTSKTGFFSKYHRKIFIFTFAPFIIITLTGALMNIGYKGSVPMTYLASKGETSEIFDLTGPVLYPKEPTLELKNDNIQMLPINELLKKAKQIAPQIDFQRVKIINWNDSSAIAKFEGYNPYMPFLNGISNKPSVTLSGVDGSLISQKTVMDKHWSGLFYDSIFFLHFLFGVDNFTRFFILSLMILSTFAIGFGVMLFLEKKARKLPSDTPTYQGFGKLSLAVMIGVIPATGLLFFLQWLLPFDMENRVIIQKGLFACFWVGTFAYSFYKLNSYQTAKEFLYIGGFLFILSPIVHFINSGFTPIELYLEQMYTILGVDIALFIFGLILLYIAKKLPVNKEQIQKFWIKEIN, encoded by the coding sequence ATGAATCAAGAATTATCACAACAAGAAAAAAAGAAATTATTTAATCAAAGACTTCAAAGAGTACATACAACTACAGGAGTAAGTTTTTCACTTCTTATGTATTTAGCTCTGTTTTTTGGAATGTTTGCTATTTTACTTCCATATATTCAAGTTTGGGAAAAACCTTCAAGACACTTTAAAATGGCTGATATTACAACTATTGACTATACAGCTATGATAGATCCTGTTTTAGCTAATCCAGACTATCCAAAAATAAATCCAATCACTATAAATTTTCCTGGATATATGCAAGACCCTGCGTTGAAAATATCAACACAATTTGTAAAAACAAAAGTTTTTAATCCAAATACAAATTTAGAAGTTCAAAATGAAGATGATTTATCTGAACTTGCTTGGTTTTTAAACTCTATGCACTATGGACGACCATTTAAAGAAATTGGAATTTATACTTTTGGATTTATGGCTGTGGGTGTTATGTTTTTAGTTATTGGTGGAGTTTTATTAATCCTCAAAATAAAATATAAAAATAGTACAACTTCTAAAACAGGATTTTTCTCAAAATATCATAGAAAAATCTTTATCTTCACTTTTGCACCTTTTATAATCATTACCTTAACTGGTGCTTTAATGAATATAGGATATAAAGGTTCAGTACCTATGACTTATCTTGCTTCAAAAGGTGAAACAAGTGAGATTTTTGATTTGACAGGACCAGTTTTATATCCAAAAGAGCCTACACTCGAACTAAAAAATGATAATATTCAAATGCTTCCTATAAATGAGTTATTAAAAAAAGCAAAACAAATAGCTCCTCAAATTGATTTCCAAAGAGTAAAAATTATAAATTGGAATGATAGTAGTGCAATAGCAAAGTTTGAAGGTTACAATCCTTATATGCCATTTTTAAATGGTATTTCAAATAAACCAAGTGTTACTTTAAGTGGTGTTGATGGAAGCTTAATCTCACAAAAAACTGTTATGGATAAACATTGGAGTGGTCTATTTTATGATAGTATCTTCTTTTTACACTTTTTATTTGGAGTGGATAACTTTACTAGATTTTTTATCCTATCTTTAATGATTTTATCTACTTTTGCTATTGGATTTGGGGTAATGTTATTTTTAGAGAAAAAAGCTAGAAAACTTCCAAGTGATACTCCAACTTATCAAGGTTTCGGAAAACTATCTTTAGCTGTTATGATAGGAGTTATTCCTGCAACAGGTTTATTATTCTTTTTACAATGGCTATTACCTTTTGATATGGAAAATAGAGTAATAATTCAAAAAGGACTTTTTGCTTGCTTTTGGGTAGGAACTTTTGCTTACTCATTTTATAAATTAAACTCATATCAAACAGCAAAAGAGTTTTTGTATATAGGTGGATTTTTATTTATACTTAGCCCAATAGTTCACTTTATAAATAGTGGATTTACCCCAATAGAGTTATATTTAGAGCAAATGTATACTATTTTAGGTGTTGATATAGCTCTATTTATATTTGGTTTAATTTTACTTTACATAGCTAAAAAATTACCTGTCAATAAAGAACAAATCCAAAAATTTTGGATAAAAGAGATAAATTAA
- a CDS encoding TonB-dependent siderophore receptor has translation MKSKKTIIPLSLCVIMALGTQLFAETIKLDDITVSENRGGVLLSDGITENTDSYTTKSMNTATKLELSPRETPQTSLVFTRQKLDDQNITSYQDLLAKTPGVTLNKWDERVYPTARGFSIDYNLYDGMPTYSIADYGANDTDLIIYDRVEIVKGANGLMTGAGNPALGLNYIRKHANSKVFTGNIDLSAGSWDNYGSSVDISTPLTTDGKIRARFVAKHQDKKSYMDNYEKQTDVFYGVVDMDLTDTTYLSLGASYENIQRDGIRWGGMPAFYSDGTRATFDRKKTISDDWTYWNNKTKAYFVDFKQYVYNNISLNLAYSNRTMDSKTALAYYWGTVNKSTLMAETGGGLYNYESEAKEKENNLNIYASIPFELGKLDHEIITGFGYNKYDFKKNNFEGTGYISASSLNFNNINITNPNLSPNTPTLELPSKTTQKGYYLAGKFSLMEDLKLITGLRVSSWEYQANNGNGNRNFDNEITPYAGLVYDIDDNHSIYTSYTSIFKPTNRKDISNKYLDPAEGKSYEAGIKGEYFDGDLNTYLSIFRIEQTGFRDTGIPIPNNLSNAYERIDGVVSKGFELGASGNITDNFSLDFGLANFEAKNPDGSKYNTDSSRTTANLWAKYTINDYRFGAGLNYKSKQYIKSNMFNTNITQDSFITADLMAGYKVTKNLDLQLNINNLFDKKYYEGIGDNSMVYGDPINFTAGMKYSF, from the coding sequence ATGAAAAGCAAAAAAACAATAATTCCATTATCACTTTGTGTAATAATGGCTTTAGGAACACAACTTTTTGCTGAAACTATCAAGCTAGATGATATTACAGTTTCAGAAAATAGAGGAGGAGTACTACTCTCTGATGGTATTACAGAAAACACAGACTCATATACGACAAAAAGTATGAATACCGCAACTAAATTAGAATTAAGTCCAAGAGAAACTCCTCAGACTTCATTAGTTTTCACTAGACAAAAACTAGATGACCAAAACATAACTTCATATCAAGATTTATTAGCAAAAACTCCAGGAGTTACACTAAATAAATGGGATGAAAGAGTATATCCAACAGCAAGAGGTTTTTCTATAGATTATAATCTATATGATGGAATGCCTACTTATTCAATAGCTGATTATGGAGCAAATGATACTGATTTAATAATTTATGATAGAGTTGAAATAGTAAAAGGTGCGAATGGACTTATGACAGGTGCAGGAAACCCTGCTTTAGGTTTAAATTATATTAGAAAACATGCAAATAGTAAAGTATTTACTGGAAATATAGATTTATCTGCTGGTTCTTGGGATAATTATGGTAGTTCAGTAGATATTTCAACTCCATTAACTACTGATGGAAAAATTAGAGCAAGATTTGTAGCTAAACATCAAGATAAAAAATCATATATGGATAATTATGAAAAACAAACAGATGTTTTCTATGGTGTAGTTGATATGGATTTAACAGATACTACTTACCTATCTTTAGGTGCTAGCTATGAAAATATTCAAAGAGATGGAATTAGATGGGGAGGAATGCCAGCTTTTTATAGTGATGGAACGAGAGCTACTTTTGATAGAAAAAAAACAATTTCAGATGATTGGACATATTGGAACAATAAAACAAAAGCTTATTTTGTAGATTTTAAACAATATGTTTATAATAATATCTCTTTAAATTTAGCATATTCAAATAGAACAATGGATTCAAAAACAGCATTAGCATATTATTGGGGAACAGTTAATAAATCTACTTTAATGGCTGAAACAGGTGGTGGATTATATAACTATGAGAGTGAAGCAAAAGAAAAAGAAAATAATTTAAATATTTATGCTTCTATACCTTTTGAATTAGGAAAACTAGACCATGAAATAATTACTGGTTTTGGATACAACAAATATGATTTTAAAAAGAATAATTTTGAAGGAACAGGTTATATTAGTGCTTCATCTTTAAACTTTAATAATATAAATATTACAAATCCTAATCTAAGCCCAAATACTCCTACTTTAGAACTTCCTAGTAAAACTACACAAAAAGGTTACTATTTAGCAGGAAAATTCTCTTTAATGGAAGATTTAAAACTTATAACTGGACTTAGAGTTTCTTCTTGGGAATATCAAGCTAATAATGGAAATGGTAATAGAAATTTTGACAATGAAATAACACCTTATGCAGGCTTAGTTTATGATATAGATGATAATCACTCAATTTATACAAGTTATACAAGTATCTTTAAACCAACAAATAGAAAAGATATAAGTAATAAATATTTAGACCCTGCAGAAGGAAAATCTTATGAAGCAGGTATTAAAGGAGAGTATTTTGATGGAGATTTAAATACCTATTTATCTATTTTTAGAATAGAGCAAACTGGATTTAGAGACACAGGAATACCAATTCCTAATAATCTTAGTAATGCCTATGAAAGAATCGATGGTGTTGTAAGTAAAGGTTTTGAACTTGGAGCTTCTGGAAATATCACTGATAATTTTAGTTTAGATTTTGGATTAGCAAATTTTGAAGCAAAAAATCCTGATGGTAGTAAATATAATACAGACTCTTCAAGAACAACTGCAAATTTATGGGCTAAATACACTATTAATGATTATAGATTTGGAGCAGGATTAAATTATAAAAGTAAACAATATATTAAATCAAATATGTTTAACACAAATATTACTCAAGATTCTTTTATAACTGCTGATTTAATGGCTGGATATAAAGTAACTAAAAACTTAGATTTACAATTAAATATAAATAATCTATTTGACAAAAAATATTATGAAGGTATTGGAGATAACAGTATGGTTTATGGAGACCCTATAAACTTCACTGCTGGAATGAAATATTCATTCTAA
- a CDS encoding response regulator transcription factor — protein MSKNEFKNIKVLFVEDEDNIRINAISYLKRLFDEVYEAKDAYEAFEIVEDKRPHIIITDINMPNINGLEMIRKIRQKDSNTKIIILSAYTKTDYLLEAVELNLEKYLVKPIRHDTLFPILNSCVEKLQNKGKNKKYFSENCYFDILNKNLYKNGKLIKLSNKELDFLTFFCENANTLIDYETIQSLVWKNSNMSEDALRAVVKKLRKNLPENCLENFSKVGYKINII, from the coding sequence ATGAGTAAAAATGAGTTTAAAAATATAAAAGTTCTGTTTGTTGAAGATGAAGATAACATTCGTATAAATGCTATTTCTTATCTAAAAAGGTTATTCGATGAAGTTTATGAAGCAAAAGATGCTTATGAAGCTTTTGAAATAGTTGAAGATAAAAGACCACATATCATAATAACAGATATAAATATGCCAAATATAAATGGTTTAGAGATGATAAGAAAGATTAGACAAAAAGATAGTAATACTAAAATCATAATTTTAAGTGCTTACACAAAAACAGATTATCTACTTGAAGCAGTTGAACTAAATCTTGAAAAATATCTAGTAAAACCTATCCGTCATGATACTTTATTCCCTATTTTAAATAGTTGTGTCGAAAAACTGCAAAATAAAGGTAAAAATAAAAAATATTTTTCAGAAAATTGCTATTTTGATATATTAAATAAAAATTTATATAAAAATGGAAAGTTAATAAAATTATCAAATAAAGAGTTAGATTTTTTAACATTCTTTTGTGAAAATGCTAATACCCTAATTGATTATGAAACTATTCAATCCTTAGTTTGGAAAAACTCTAATATGAGTGAAGATGCACTAAGAGCAGTAGTAAAAAAGCTAAGAAAAAACCTACCTGAAAACTGCTTGGAAAACTTCTCAAAAGTTGGTTATAAAATAAATATTATATAG
- a CDS encoding sensor histidine kinase — MKHLIFFILFISNLYSYEYEWFIKDYVAEDHIHFKELRFRDYQDKILEEFTIKFELDLERLADDVYYLQIVSNKDSLVYTNVNYEIINDIIFVKLDKYQKNEIFFKYKYEEPKIAEFRWKYITDFEYNYLLRYEGILYGVAYGIIFCAFLYYLIIYFSTKMRCFLYYSLMQLFVLLSLVGFVYFSYKSHPTITVQALVDIAETLSFLFTLLFAQAILKTKERVPNVHILLNIFIILNILDLIAIFIYKYSILYIYMPFYIGILIPAIAGVITIFKGDKSAIIYTLGWMVVSIFIYLAEYYITPISGIYIVHIGTPLESLIFSFALGYMLHNLVKEKNEKEKLLIHQSKLASMGEMINNIAHQWRQPLTHLGFINMNLQLDLEDDKLDKDYIRNKIEESNLQLDFMSKTIDNFRDFYKPNKEKELFYISIAIQKAIDIMKPIFKDKKIDFKFEIKNDKELNSYENEYSQVILNLLTNAKDVLIAKNIENPEIKIVLDIKDETSIVLVMDNGGGIEKKNIDLIFDPYFTTKQKGSGIGLYMSKMIIESHFKGRIEVENRDFGATFLIKV; from the coding sequence ATGAAACACCTTATATTTTTTATTTTATTTATATCAAATCTTTATAGCTATGAATATGAATGGTTTATTAAAGATTATGTAGCAGAAGATCATATACATTTTAAAGAGCTTAGATTTAGAGATTATCAAGATAAAATCTTAGAAGAATTTACTATCAAGTTTGAGTTAGATTTAGAACGATTAGCAGATGATGTATATTATTTACAAATAGTTTCTAATAAAGATAGTTTAGTTTATACAAATGTCAATTATGAGATTATAAATGATATTATATTTGTGAAATTAGATAAATATCAAAAAAATGAGATATTTTTTAAATATAAGTATGAAGAGCCAAAGATTGCTGAGTTTCGTTGGAAATATATAACAGATTTTGAATACAACTATTTATTAAGATATGAGGGTATTTTATATGGAGTTGCTTATGGGATAATCTTTTGTGCTTTTTTATACTATTTGATTATCTATTTTTCTACAAAAATGAGATGTTTTTTGTATTACTCTTTAATGCAACTTTTTGTTTTATTATCTTTAGTTGGATTTGTCTATTTTAGTTATAAGTCACACCCTACAATTACAGTTCAAGCTTTAGTTGATATTGCTGAAACTCTTAGTTTCTTATTTACCCTTTTATTTGCTCAAGCTATTCTAAAAACTAAGGAAAGAGTACCTAATGTTCATATTCTTTTAAATATTTTTATTATATTAAATATTTTAGATTTAATAGCAATTTTTATATATAAATATTCTATTTTATATATTTATATGCCTTTTTATATAGGTATTTTAATACCTGCTATTGCTGGAGTAATAACTATATTTAAAGGAGATAAAAGTGCAATAATATATACACTTGGCTGGATGGTTGTATCTATTTTTATCTATTTAGCTGAATATTATATAACTCCTATTAGTGGAATTTATATTGTACATATTGGAACACCGTTAGAGTCTTTAATTTTTAGTTTTGCTTTGGGGTATATGTTACATAATCTTGTTAAAGAGAAGAATGAGAAAGAGAAACTTCTAATTCATCAAAGTAAATTAGCTTCTATGGGAGAGATGATAAATAATATTGCTCATCAATGGCGACAACCTTTGACACATTTAGGATTTATAAATATGAATTTACAATTGGATTTAGAAGATGATAAGTTAGATAAAGATTATATAAGAAATAAGATAGAGGAGTCAAATCTACAATTGGATTTTATGTCAAAAACTATTGATAATTTTAGAGATTTTTATAAACCAAATAAAGAGAAAGAGCTATTTTATATAAGTATTGCTATACAAAAAGCTATAGATATTATGAAACCTATTTTTAAAGATAAGAAAATAGATTTTAAGTTTGAAATAAAAAATGATAAAGAGTTAAACTCTTATGAAAATGAATATTCACAAGTTATTTTAAACCTTTTAACAAATGCAAAGGATGTATTAATAGCAAAAAATATAGAAAACCCAGAAATCAAAATAGTTCTTGATATAAAAGATGAAACTTCAATAGTTTTAGTTATGGATAATGGTGGAGGAATAGAGAAAAAGAATATAGATTTAATTTTTGATCCATATTTTACTACAAAACAAAAAGGTAGTGGAATAGGGCTTTATATGTCAAAAATGATTATAGAGTCTCATTTTAAAGGGAGAATAGAGGTTGAAAATAGAGATTTTGGAGCTACTTTTTTAATAAAGGTTTAA
- a CDS encoding YihY/virulence factor BrkB family protein, producing MKSGEIGILKKIISSVDSFFNDDTTYYAASLSFFTIFSILPIIALGIAIISSFPEFNSYLEIFKNFLFDFLNPTHSNEIVETLKNYISNSNKLGFIGILYMLFVFIMFFKDYDYIVNKIHKTQRRAIYKSFFIYLILFIVFPAIFVVITYANSLHDNNIFKFISSFVFTWFMFFALFKLSINKKLSIKAVLISSFLTLFVLSITKNLFVYYVVYNKTYTTIYGSLATLLFTFLWIYISWIIYLYGIKICHRINLKELKS from the coding sequence TTGAAAAGTGGTGAAATTGGAATTTTAAAAAAAATAATAAGTAGTGTAGATTCATTTTTCAATGATGACACTACTTATTATGCAGCAAGTTTAAGCTTTTTTACCATTTTCTCAATTTTACCAATAATTGCGCTTGGAATTGCAATTATTTCAAGTTTTCCAGAATTTAATTCCTATTTAGAAATTTTTAAGAATTTTTTATTTGACTTTTTAAATCCAACTCACTCTAACGAAATAGTTGAAACTCTTAAAAACTATATTTCAAACTCAAATAAATTAGGGTTTATCGGAATTTTATATATGCTTTTTGTATTTATAATGTTTTTTAAAGATTATGATTATATAGTAAATAAAATCCATAAAACACAAAGAAGAGCAATTTATAAATCATTTTTTATATACTTAATTCTTTTTATTGTTTTTCCAGCTATTTTTGTAGTCATTACTTATGCAAACTCTTTGCATGATAACAATATTTTTAAATTTATCTCTAGTTTTGTATTTACGTGGTTTATGTTTTTTGCCCTATTTAAATTAAGTATTAATAAAAAATTATCTATAAAAGCAGTTTTAATTTCATCATTTCTAACTCTTTTTGTACTTTCAATTACAAAAAATCTTTTTGTCTATTATGTAGTTTATAACAAAACATATACAACAATTTATGGCTCTTTAGCAACTCTATTATTTACATTTTTATGGATATACATCTCTTGGATTATATATTTATATGGAATAAAAATTTGCCATAGAATTAATCTAAAAGAGCTAAAAAGTTAG
- a CDS encoding FAD-binding oxidoreductase — translation MIDKKHLEYITSIVGDENIKTDRAHLIAFCYDATRSRFEPDAVVFPRHEQDISDILKYCNEHKIVIVPRGAGSGFTGGALPSNGGIILSLERHMNKLLEIDMQNMVGVVQPGLINMQFQKAVEEVGLFYPPDPASEEYSTLGGNVSENAGGMRAAKYGITKDYVMALRAVLPNGDIIVAGKKTIKDVAGYNTAGILIASEGTLAVITEITLKLIPKPKFKKTYMGVFPSVNSAMTAVFKSLAAGANPVAMEFLDSLVIKALKQKFPHISLPQDAGGILIGDVDASSIAEIDEQLNILKESFKENGSIDFIVAKDEEEGKKLWFARRNASPATMVFGTKKLNEDISVPRSKLPEALDEIYKIGEKYGFQVPCFGHAGDGNIHVNVMVKDKTNAKEMEDGHKAIEEIFQLVVDMGGTLSGEHGIGISKAPFMNIAFTEAEMNLFRNIKKAFDPNNILNPFKMGL, via the coding sequence ATGATAGATAAAAAACATTTAGAATATATTACTTCTATTGTTGGAGATGAAAATATAAAAACAGATAGAGCTCATTTAATTGCTTTTTGCTATGATGCAACAAGAAGTAGATTTGAACCAGATGCTGTTGTTTTTCCAAGACATGAACAAGATATAAGTGATATTTTAAAATATTGTAACGAACATAAAATTGTAATAGTTCCAAGAGGAGCAGGAAGTGGCTTTACTGGTGGAGCATTACCATCAAATGGTGGAATTATTTTAAGTTTAGAGCGACATATGAATAAACTTTTAGAAATTGATATGCAAAATATGGTTGGAGTTGTTCAACCAGGACTTATAAATATGCAATTTCAAAAAGCAGTTGAAGAGGTTGGGCTTTTTTATCCACCAGATCCAGCAAGTGAAGAGTACTCAACATTAGGTGGAAATGTAAGCGAAAATGCTGGTGGTATGAGAGCTGCTAAATATGGAATAACAAAAGATTATGTTATGGCATTAAGAGCTGTTTTACCAAATGGAGATATTATTGTTGCTGGTAAAAAAACTATAAAAGATGTTGCTGGATACAATACTGCTGGAATTTTAATAGCAAGTGAAGGAACTTTAGCAGTTATTACTGAAATAACTTTAAAATTAATTCCAAAACCAAAATTCAAAAAGACTTATATGGGAGTTTTTCCTAGTGTAAATAGTGCTATGACAGCTGTTTTTAAATCTTTAGCAGCTGGAGCGAACCCTGTTGCTATGGAGTTTTTAGACTCTTTAGTAATAAAAGCTTTAAAACAAAAGTTTCCTCATATTAGTTTACCCCAAGATGCAGGTGGAATTTTAATTGGTGATGTAGATGCTAGTAGTATTGCTGAAATTGATGAACAACTAAATATCTTAAAAGAGTCATTTAAAGAAAATGGCTCTATTGATTTTATAGTAGCAAAAGATGAGGAAGAAGGTAAAAAACTATGGTTTGCAAGAAGAAATGCAAGTCCAGCAACTATGGTTTTTGGAACAAAAAAACTAAATGAAGATATAAGTGTTCCTAGAAGTAAGCTTCCAGAAGCTCTTGATGAGATTTATAAAATCGGTGAAAAGTATGGTTTCCAAGTTCCTTGCTTTGGACATGCAGGAGATGGAAATATCCATGTAAATGTGATGGTAAAAGATAAAACAAATGCAAAAGAAATGGAAGATGGACATAAAGCTATCGAAGAAATTTTCCAGCTTGTTGTTGATATGGGTGGAACTTTAAGTGGAGAGCATGGTATTGGAATATCAAAAGCTCCATTTATGAATATAGCATTTACTGAAGCTGAGATGAATCTATTTAGAAATATCAAAAAAGCTTTTGACCCAAACAATATTCTAAACCCTTTTAAAATGGGATTATAA
- a CDS encoding plasminogen-binding N-terminal domain-containing protein produces the protein MRKFLNKVLLIGACTLFANNLFAQETICYKNGVTSPSEIETTPLNGVVCQNQLSVNDMKKDGWNILDIQIATVDGKLNYSYYFYKTDSLRATPEISPVNQKAEFSTRPIGTKITNIESNKSTIDIGNLIIGQTGIVVHIYDNDKRSIVANAKVISSNQNSSVVEFFSFDDLKQDALPMTNRGVALNDVLVLNYMYNSSLLITPNFDTFQAVRNEFKENNFIHSDIFAAKLKYKNRPYPSKEDIQEFAIEQNLGTIFFVLDGKIFVVDSKTFTILDSYKFVFDQKEQQIPFYTRVEDIESPFYQIAFIFGDEKLAYNDYYKKVLGLKK, from the coding sequence ATGAGAAAATTTTTAAATAAAGTTTTATTAATTGGTGCTTGCACACTATTTGCAAACAACTTATTTGCTCAAGAGACAATATGCTATAAAAATGGAGTAACTTCTCCTTCAGAAATTGAAACAACTCCTTTAAATGGAGTTGTTTGTCAAAATCAATTATCAGTAAATGATATGAAAAAAGATGGTTGGAATATTTTAGATATTCAAATTGCAACAGTTGATGGAAAATTAAACTATTCATACTATTTCTATAAAACAGATTCTTTAAGAGCAACTCCAGAAATTAGTCCAGTAAATCAAAAAGCTGAATTTTCAACAAGACCAATTGGTACAAAAATAACAAATATAGAGAGTAACAAAAGTACAATTGATATTGGAAACTTAATTATTGGACAAACTGGAATTGTTGTACATATTTACGATAATGATAAAAGATCTATTGTTGCTAATGCAAAAGTTATAAGCTCAAATCAAAATTCATCTGTTGTTGAATTTTTTAGCTTTGATGATTTAAAACAAGATGCTCTTCCAATGACAAATAGAGGAGTTGCATTAAATGATGTTTTAGTTTTAAACTATATGTATAACTCATCTCTTTTAATTACTCCAAACTTTGATACTTTTCAAGCTGTAAGAAATGAATTTAAAGAAAATAACTTTATTCATTCAGATATTTTTGCAGCAAAATTAAAATATAAAAATAGACCTTATCCATCAAAAGAGGATATTCAAGAGTTTGCAATTGAACAAAATTTAGGAACAATTTTCTTTGTATTAGATGGGAAAATCTTTGTTGTTGATTCTAAAACATTTACTATTCTAGACTCGTACAAATTTGTATTTGACCAAAAAGAGCAACAAATCCCTTTTTATACAAGAGTTGAAGATATAGAAAGTCCATTTTATCAAATTGCTTTTATCTTTGGAGATGAAAAATTAGCTTACAACGATTACTATAAAAAAGTTTTAGGATTAAAAAAATGA
- the bcp gene encoding thioredoxin-dependent thiol peroxidase produces the protein MLKIGDKAPTFCASNQDDTEICLRDIVGNWIVLYFYPKDLTPGCTTQACDFTNNQFLFDNLNATIIGVSPDDSDKHRKFIEKYDLGITLLADIDKKMCQDYGVWQLKKFMGKEFMGVVRTTFIINPKGEIAYIWDKVSVRKTKSVKGEKIEVLHVDEVKEKLEELQSKEK, from the coding sequence ATGCTAAAAATTGGAGATAAAGCCCCTACTTTTTGTGCTTCAAACCAAGATGATACAGAGATTTGTTTAAGAGATATTGTTGGGAATTGGATAGTTCTATATTTTTATCCAAAAGATTTAACACCAGGTTGTACAACACAAGCTTGTGATTTTACAAATAATCAATTTTTATTTGATAATTTAAATGCAACAATCATTGGTGTAAGCCCTGATGATAGTGATAAACATAGAAAATTTATTGAAAAATATGATTTAGGAATTACACTTTTAGCAGATATTGATAAAAAAATGTGTCAAGATTATGGAGTTTGGCAACTTAAGAAATTTATGGGTAAAGAGTTTATGGGTGTTGTAAGAACAACTTTCATTATAAATCCAAAAGGAGAGATTGCTTATATTTGGGATAAAGTAAGTGTGAGAAAAACAAAGAGTGTAAAAGGTGAAAAAATTGAAGTTTTACATGTAGATGAAGTAAAAGAAAAATTAGAAGAGTTACAATCAAAGGAAAAATAA
- the cmoA gene encoding carboxy-S-adenosyl-L-methionine synthase CmoA, whose amino-acid sequence MIDKVFNKTISKQFEFDEEVASVFDDMLDRSVPFYKEMQRLSIIFANNFLQNGSKVYDLGCSTGTTLIELSKNCNKDLKLIGIDNSKAMLQRASKKAKAFGVDINFVCNDIFDVDLKGANAVFSNYTLQFIRPLQREKLVKKIYDSLEDGGVFIFSEKLVSQNSTLNKQFIDEYYNFKKNQGYSEFEISQKREALENVLIPYTEDENKKMIKDAGFTHCEMVFKWVNFATFIAIK is encoded by the coding sequence ATGATTGATAAAGTATTTAATAAAACTATTTCAAAACAGTTCGAATTTGATGAAGAAGTGGCTTCAGTATTTGATGATATGCTAGACCGTTCTGTTCCATTTTATAAAGAGATGCAAAGATTAAGTATTATTTTTGCAAATAATTTTTTGCAAAATGGTTCAAAAGTGTATGATTTAGGTTGTTCAACTGGTACAACTCTAATCGAATTGTCAAAAAATTGTAATAAAGATTTAAAACTAATAGGAATTGATAATTCAAAAGCTATGCTTCAAAGAGCAAGTAAAAAAGCAAAAGCCTTTGGAGTAGATATCAATTTTGTTTGTAATGACATTTTTGATGTAGATTTAAAAGGTGCAAATGCTGTTTTTTCAAACTATACTTTACAATTTATAAGACCTCTACAAAGAGAAAAATTGGTAAAAAAAATATATGATAGCTTAGAAGATGGTGGAGTTTTTATATTTAGTGAAAAATTAGTTTCCCAAAATAGTACTTTAAATAAACAATTTATTGATGAATACTATAATTTTAAAAAAAATCAAGGTTATAGCGAATTTGAAATATCTCAAAAAAGAGAAGCTTTGGAAAATGTTTTAATCCCATATACAGAAGATGAAAATAAAAAAATGATAAAAGATGCTGGATTTACTCACTGCGAAATGGTTTTCAAATGGGTAAATTTTGCTACATTTATAGCAATAAAATAA